The Vescimonas coprocola genome includes a window with the following:
- a CDS encoding MFS transporter, translated as MESGQLRKLNLCYAGIQSLYWAGFAAIWAFLSVLLLYRGFSNSQIGTVSALALLMPLAVQPVLASLADRDRRFTSRRLAMALTGLLLLCAVGLWCSAGSMAVTAVLYVLVGISLTATAPFHSAMAMELQQHGVALNYGLSRGLGSACYAASVLVLGVVVERYAPTAVLPVFAGEMLLLLLLTWRFRASRTMEATAGSGPVLSVGQVLRRYPAYTWLLVGCALLMACHSATCTYMIHIVGKVGGSESMMGSALAVAAFLELPAMGLFSRMRRKVPLVWLLIFCAVFFVIRAGLFWAARSVPVLYLAAALDFFEYGIFIPATVYYVAEHIDPANQVKGQSLMGMATTGVGSAFGNFVSGQLLDRTGVNGMLLFCTICATVGLLVVIYAVRKK; from the coding sequence ATGGAGAGCGGACAGCTGCGAAAGCTGAACCTGTGCTACGCCGGGATCCAGAGCCTTTACTGGGCAGGCTTTGCCGCCATCTGGGCCTTTTTGTCGGTGCTGCTTCTATACCGCGGCTTCAGCAACAGCCAGATCGGTACGGTGTCTGCGCTGGCGCTGCTGATGCCCTTGGCGGTGCAGCCGGTGCTGGCGTCGCTGGCGGACCGGGACCGACGCTTCACCAGCCGCCGTCTGGCCATGGCCCTGACGGGACTTCTGCTGCTGTGCGCCGTGGGACTGTGGTGCTCCGCCGGGAGCATGGCGGTGACGGCGGTCCTGTATGTGCTGGTGGGCATCTCTCTGACGGCCACGGCCCCCTTCCACAGTGCCATGGCCATGGAGCTGCAGCAGCATGGCGTGGCCCTGAACTACGGTCTGAGCCGGGGTCTCGGCTCCGCCTGCTACGCCGCATCGGTGCTGGTGCTGGGCGTGGTGGTGGAGCGGTACGCCCCCACGGCGGTGCTGCCGGTATTTGCCGGGGAAATGCTGCTGCTCCTGCTGCTGACATGGCGCTTCCGGGCCTCCCGCACGATGGAGGCCACCGCAGGAAGCGGCCCGGTGCTGTCCGTGGGACAGGTGCTGCGGCGTTACCCCGCCTACACATGGCTGCTGGTGGGCTGTGCGCTGCTGATGGCCTGCCACAGCGCCACCTGTACCTACATGATCCATATCGTGGGCAAGGTGGGCGGCAGTGAGAGCATGATGGGCTCGGCGCTGGCGGTAGCGGCGTTTCTGGAGCTGCCCGCCATGGGTCTGTTCAGCCGGATGCGGCGTAAGGTACCGCTGGTGTGGCTGCTGATCTTCTGCGCCGTCTTCTTCGTCATCCGGGCCGGGCTGTTCTGGGCAGCCCGGTCGGTGCCGGTGCTGTATCTGGCGGCGGCGCTGGACTTCTTCGAGTACGGCATTTTCATCCCCGCCACGGTATACTATGTGGCCGAACACATCGACCCGGCCAATCAGGTGAAGGGCCAGTCCCTCATGGGCATGGCCACTACCGGCGTTGGCTCCGCCTTCGGCAACTTCGTCAGCGGCCAGCTGCTGGATCGAACCGGCGTAAATGGGATGCTGCTGTTCTGCACCATCTGCGCCACAGTGGGTCTACTGGTGGTCATCTATGCCGTGCGGAAGAAATAA
- a CDS encoding GNAT family N-acetyltransferase produces the protein MSVIIRDACISDAPRLLEIYDYYVQHTAISFEYTTPTQEEFCRRMRHIMSRYPYLVAEVDGTVQGYAYAGAFVGRAAYDWSCELTIYLARDARKMGLGRQLYTALEQRLAQMGVLNLYACIGWPEAEDEYLTRNSAQFHEHLGFTLAGTFRRCGYKFGRWYDMVWMEKLLAPHRPQQPPIIPYPDLPHGENV, from the coding sequence ATGTCTGTCATTATCCGGGACGCCTGTATCTCCGATGCGCCCCGTCTGCTGGAAATTTACGACTACTACGTTCAGCATACCGCCATCAGCTTCGAATATACCACCCCCACGCAGGAGGAGTTTTGCCGGCGGATGCGGCACATCATGAGCCGCTACCCCTATCTGGTGGCGGAGGTGGACGGCACGGTGCAGGGCTACGCCTACGCCGGGGCTTTTGTGGGTCGGGCCGCTTATGACTGGAGCTGTGAGCTGACCATCTATCTGGCCCGCGACGCCCGGAAAATGGGGTTGGGGCGGCAGCTGTATACGGCGCTGGAACAGCGGTTGGCGCAGATGGGGGTGCTGAACCTCTACGCCTGCATCGGCTGGCCGGAGGCGGAGGACGAGTATCTCACCCGCAACAGCGCCCAGTTCCATGAGCATCTGGGCTTCACGCTGGCCGGGACCTTCCGCCGCTGCGGCTATAAGTTCGGCCGCTGGTACGACATGGTCTGGATGGAGAAGCTCCTTGCGCCCCACCGGCCCCAGCAACCGCCCATTATTCCCTATCCGGACCTGCCCCACGGCGAAAACGTGTGA